One Bacillota bacterium genomic region harbors:
- a CDS encoding glycosyltransferase family 2 protein: MDDGRRATCVPTRVAVIVPAYNEAARLGRVISAVQKARLVSEVIVVSDGSTDGTAEAALSLGVRVVELDANMGKGAAMKAGLATTDAEIVAFIDADLTGLTAEHVDELVRPVVCGEADATLGVFAGGRRCTTLAQRLTPGLSGQRAVKAALIRELRMEDARFGVEVLLNRHLASLGAKVKRVTLRGVSQVMKEEKRGRLEGFRARLRMYWEIVSHMKG; the protein is encoded by the coding sequence ATGGACGACGGACGTCGCGCGACGTGCGTCCCGACAAGGGTCGCGGTGATAGTGCCCGCCTATAACGAGGCTGCCCGCCTCGGCCGAGTCATATCCGCAGTGCAGAAAGCCAGGTTGGTATCGGAGGTCATAGTCGTCAGCGACGGGTCAACGGACGGCACCGCCGAGGCGGCTCTTTCGCTTGGGGTCCGCGTGGTCGAGCTGGACGCGAACATGGGGAAGGGTGCGGCCATGAAGGCCGGCCTCGCCACGACGGACGCCGAGATCGTGGCGTTCATAGACGCGGATCTCACGGGGCTCACGGCGGAACACGTCGATGAGCTCGTTCGCCCGGTCGTTTGCGGCGAGGCTGACGCCACGTTAGGCGTGTTCGCGGGCGGCCGGAGGTGCACGACCCTCGCGCAGAGGCTGACTCCGGGACTCTCCGGCCAGCGAGCCGTGAAAGCGGCACTCATTCGCGAGCTTCGGATGGAGGATGCCCGATTCGGTGTGGAGGTGCTTCTGAACAGGCATCTTGCTTCGCTGGGAGCGAAGGTCAAGCGCGTAACATTGCGCGGTGTGTCGCAAGTGATGAAAGAAGAGAAGCGCGGCAGACTGGAGGGCTTCAGGGCGCGCCTGCGGATGTATTGGGAGATCGTGAGCCATATGAAGGGGTGA
- the ispG gene encoding flavodoxin-dependent (E)-4-hydroxy-3-methylbut-2-enyl-diphosphate synthase yields the protein MINRRRTRTVMVGGVPIGGSAPVVVQSMTKTDTRDVAGTVSQLERLAQAGCEIARCAIPDPAAAAAFAEIKRRSPLPLVADVHFDYRLALAAVEAGADKLRINPGNIGDVSRVREVARAAKERGVPIRVGVNAGSLEKDLLTKYGGPCEEALVESARRSCRLLEDEGFADIVISIKASDVITTIRAYERVSQETDYPLHVGLTEAGGPRTGTVKSAIAIGALLLEGIGDTIRVSLTADPEDEVRVARDILSSIGVRRFGVELVSCPTCGRCRGDLFGIVREVERAVSGIDAPLKVAVMGCEVNGPGEARDADIGVALGVSAALLFTHGRPAGRVPKEEIVPRLVREIREAARLNSGEAGGRG from the coding sequence ATGATCAACAGGCGTAGGACCCGGACGGTCATGGTCGGGGGCGTTCCGATCGGCGGGAGCGCACCTGTGGTGGTTCAGTCCATGACGAAGACCGATACGCGTGACGTGGCTGGCACTGTGAGCCAGCTGGAGAGGCTCGCGCAAGCCGGTTGCGAGATAGCGCGGTGCGCCATTCCCGACCCCGCTGCTGCAGCGGCGTTCGCCGAAATAAAGCGGCGGTCGCCCCTGCCTTTGGTCGCTGACGTCCACTTCGACTATAGACTCGCCCTTGCCGCGGTGGAGGCGGGAGCGGACAAGCTTCGCATAAACCCGGGCAACATAGGGGACGTATCGAGAGTGCGAGAGGTGGCCCGGGCGGCGAAGGAGAGGGGGGTGCCTATAAGAGTCGGCGTAAACGCCGGGTCTCTGGAGAAGGACCTGCTCACGAAGTACGGGGGACCTTGCGAGGAGGCGCTGGTGGAGAGCGCGAGGAGGAGCTGCCGCTTGCTTGAGGACGAGGGCTTCGCGGACATCGTCATATCGATAAAGGCATCAGACGTGATCACGACGATCCGAGCGTACGAGCGTGTTTCGCAAGAGACGGATTACCCGCTTCATGTGGGCCTCACCGAGGCGGGCGGCCCTCGGACCGGCACCGTGAAGAGCGCCATCGCCATTGGTGCGTTGCTGCTGGAAGGGATCGGCGATACCATACGGGTGTCGCTCACTGCGGATCCCGAAGACGAGGTGCGAGTCGCGAGGGACATCCTCTCCTCAATCGGTGTGAGGCGGTTCGGCGTGGAACTCGTGTCCTGCCCGACATGCGGTCGGTGCCGAGGCGATCTCTTTGGCATCGTCCGTGAGGTGGAGCGGGCGGTCTCAGGGATAGACGCTCCTCTCAAAGTGGCGGTCATGGGCTGCGAGGTCAACGGCCCCGGTGAGGCGCGCGACGCGGACATAGGAGTGGCGCTTGGCGTGAGCGCGGCCCTGCTTTTCACGCACGGTAGGCCCGCCGGAAGGGTTCCGAAGGAGGAGATCGTGCCCAGGTTGGTGCGAGAGATAAGAGAGGCAGCGCGGCTGAATTCCGGAGAAGCGGGAGGGCGTGGCTAG
- the rseP gene encoding RIP metalloprotease RseP, protein MVQSVVVTVLAFGFVFATFALSHELGHFVVGKAAGVRVYEFALGFGPRVWRRRRGETVYSIRALPLGAFVKFAGLDRPEDPRDAVDSSDPRSFRAKHVAWRIATILAGPFMNFVMAFVFFCVVFVAAGVPTVVVSEVYPGTPAEAAGLRAGDRVVAVGRAATETVAEVREAISASSGRAIAVTVDRDGTRQSFRVTPVRDPETGRGVIGVLLSEPWQRSGVLRALGTGATFTVDVARNLLVTLGRMVTGKVRPEVAGPIGIAQTVGQTARLGMVNLLYLAALLNVNLGLLNLLPIPVLDGGWIVLLSIEALRRRPLNEEQEAFARMVGIAILALLIAFATFSDIARLGGLLG, encoded by the coding sequence GTGGTTCAGAGCGTTGTTGTCACGGTCTTGGCATTCGGCTTCGTCTTCGCGACGTTCGCCCTTTCACACGAGCTGGGACACTTCGTGGTGGGCAAGGCGGCTGGAGTGAGGGTATATGAGTTTGCCCTGGGCTTTGGGCCCAGGGTATGGCGCCGGAGGCGCGGTGAGACGGTGTACTCCATCAGAGCGCTCCCCCTCGGAGCGTTTGTGAAGTTTGCGGGCCTCGACCGCCCGGAGGATCCTAGGGACGCAGTCGATTCGAGCGACCCTCGCAGCTTCAGGGCGAAGCACGTCGCGTGGAGGATAGCGACGATCCTTGCGGGGCCCTTCATGAACTTCGTGATGGCGTTCGTGTTCTTCTGCGTCGTGTTCGTCGCGGCGGGGGTCCCCACGGTGGTCGTATCGGAAGTGTACCCCGGAACGCCGGCCGAAGCCGCTGGGCTGCGGGCCGGGGACAGAGTGGTTGCCGTCGGACGGGCCGCCACCGAGACGGTGGCGGAGGTGAGGGAGGCCATATCGGCGAGTTCCGGGAGGGCCATTGCGGTGACGGTCGACCGCGACGGAACGAGGCAGTCATTTCGGGTGACGCCGGTGCGGGACCCGGAGACCGGCCGCGGCGTGATAGGGGTGTTGCTGTCCGAACCATGGCAACGCTCCGGGGTGTTGAGGGCGCTTGGCACAGGCGCGACGTTCACGGTGGACGTTGCGAGGAATCTCCTGGTCACGCTCGGGCGGATGGTGACGGGCAAGGTGAGGCCGGAGGTGGCGGGGCCCATCGGTATTGCCCAGACCGTCGGCCAGACGGCGCGTCTGGGTATGGTGAACCTTCTCTATCTTGCGGCGCTCCTCAATGTCAATTTGGGGCTGCTCAACCTTCTGCCCATCCCTGTCCTGGACGGTGGATGGATCGTCTTGCTGAGCATAGAGGCTTTGCGGAGACGCCCTCTCAATGAAGAGCAGGAGGCCTTCGCTCGGATGGTTGGGATCGCCATCCTCGCGCTCCTCATCGCGTTCGCGACGTTTTCCGACATAGCTCGGTTGGGGGGACTGCTGGGGTAG
- a CDS encoding 1-deoxy-D-xylulose-5-phosphate reductoisomerase — translation MRRGIAVLGSTGSIGTQALEVAGWLGDSVRVVGLAAGRNIDVLEAQIRRWAPSIVGVADEVAARELRGRISDLQPRVEVVSGSSAAERVAAHPDADVVLSAAVGIAGFLPTYAAICLGKTVALANKETLVAAGRLVMEEASRRGATVIPVDSEHSALFQCLAGRDKSEVKRLVLTASGGPLRTLDASDLEKVRPEQALRHPTWCMGAKITIDSATLMNKALEVIEARWLFDVDPDRIDVVVHPQSVIHSMVELVDGSIIAQLGPTDMRIPIQYALTYPSRVAAPVKALDVSRLGALTFEPPDLVRFPALRLGYEALRAGGTTPCVLSAANEEAVKMFLEGRIRLPDIAALTEDAMASHDPVDPLTPSDVLEADGWAREHVARRAADIEMRRTR, via the coding sequence TTGCGCAGAGGTATCGCGGTCCTGGGTTCCACCGGATCCATCGGCACTCAGGCTCTCGAGGTGGCTGGCTGGCTTGGCGACAGCGTCAGGGTGGTCGGCCTCGCAGCCGGGCGGAATATCGATGTGTTGGAGGCGCAGATAAGGCGGTGGGCGCCGTCGATCGTAGGGGTTGCGGACGAGGTCGCCGCGCGGGAACTGCGCGGGCGGATCAGCGACTTGCAGCCTCGCGTTGAAGTCGTGTCGGGCTCCAGCGCAGCGGAGCGCGTTGCGGCGCATCCCGACGCTGATGTGGTGCTGTCGGCAGCAGTAGGGATAGCAGGCTTCTTACCCACTTACGCAGCGATCTGCCTGGGCAAGACCGTAGCCCTCGCGAACAAGGAGACGCTCGTGGCGGCGGGAAGACTCGTCATGGAAGAGGCCTCGAGACGCGGGGCCACCGTGATCCCGGTGGACAGCGAGCACTCGGCGTTGTTCCAGTGTTTGGCCGGGCGCGACAAGTCGGAGGTGAAGAGGCTCGTCCTCACTGCCTCGGGCGGTCCCCTGCGCACACTGGACGCGAGCGACCTGGAAAAGGTACGGCCGGAGCAGGCGCTGCGTCACCCTACATGGTGCATGGGCGCCAAGATAACCATAGACTCCGCCACCCTCATGAACAAAGCTCTAGAGGTAATCGAGGCCAGGTGGCTCTTCGATGTCGATCCCGATCGGATAGACGTCGTGGTTCACCCTCAGAGCGTCATCCATTCCATGGTGGAGCTCGTTGACGGTTCCATCATTGCCCAGCTCGGACCGACCGACATGAGGATTCCGATCCAATATGCCCTCACGTACCCGTCGCGAGTGGCGGCACCCGTGAAGGCTCTCGACGTGTCCCGCCTCGGAGCTCTGACTTTCGAGCCCCCCGACTTGGTCAGGTTCCCGGCGCTGCGCCTGGGCTATGAGGCGCTTCGGGCAGGGGGGACGACGCCATGTGTCCTGAGTGCGGCGAACGAGGAGGCGGTCAAGATGTTCCTCGAGGGCAGGATCCGTTTGCCTGACATTGCCGCACTGACCGAAGACGCCATGGCGAGCCACGACCCGGTGGATCCACTGACACCGTCCGACGTCCTCGAGGCGGACGGCTGGGCGAGGGAGCATGTCGCCCGGCGAGCGGCGGACATCGAAATGAGGAGGACCCGTTAG
- the ytvI gene encoding sporulation integral membrane protein YtvI → MQRLSATWKHFLAWAAVLVGCFLVVKYVLTYFVPFIIAFVIAAVIDPPVEFLVRRTRLSRGGAVLIVLCLLLIVVGLGVVVGVSRIYLEIQALSRALPMLNISFEEMLSRIVRDVERVYRELPAPVIDAIRNNQYRLYLAIESILAKVTGMVTALPGVGLVLFISFFAAFFMSRDKKEISEFVVTLAPPKWRERAKAMRAEMVSAVLGFIRAQLILILITTVVSVIGFAVAGVGYAWVLGIVCGILDLIPVVGPGTLYVPMIVYYALKKQLFEAVVIGALMAVQFVLRKGAEPRVVGANVGVHPLAILVAVYVGMRLFGAGGIVIGPVFVIMIRAIARGGLLPVTPRE, encoded by the coding sequence TTGCAGCGACTTTCGGCGACGTGGAAGCATTTCCTGGCATGGGCTGCCGTCCTTGTCGGCTGTTTCCTCGTGGTCAAGTACGTGTTGACGTACTTCGTGCCCTTCATTATCGCATTCGTCATTGCGGCCGTGATAGATCCCCCGGTCGAGTTCCTCGTGAGGCGGACCAGGTTGTCGAGGGGCGGAGCGGTTCTCATCGTGCTGTGTCTGCTCTTGATCGTCGTAGGACTCGGAGTCGTCGTGGGAGTATCCAGGATATACCTGGAGATACAGGCGCTTTCACGTGCCTTGCCTATGCTCAACATCAGCTTTGAGGAAATGCTCTCCAGAATCGTGCGAGACGTGGAGAGGGTCTACCGTGAACTTCCAGCGCCTGTCATCGACGCGATAAGGAACAACCAGTACAGGCTGTACCTCGCCATCGAAAGCATCCTCGCGAAGGTCACCGGGATGGTAACGGCCTTGCCGGGCGTAGGGCTCGTTCTTTTCATAAGCTTTTTCGCGGCGTTCTTCATGAGCCGTGACAAGAAGGAGATATCCGAGTTCGTCGTGACCCTTGCTCCCCCCAAGTGGAGGGAGAGGGCAAAAGCGATGAGGGCGGAAATGGTCTCTGCTGTGTTGGGGTTCATCAGAGCGCAACTGATCCTGATTCTCATCACGACGGTAGTGAGCGTGATCGGGTTCGCCGTTGCCGGCGTCGGGTACGCGTGGGTCCTAGGGATCGTGTGCGGCATCCTCGACCTCATCCCCGTGGTAGGACCGGGTACTCTATACGTGCCGATGATCGTTTACTACGCGCTGAAGAAGCAGCTCTTCGAGGCGGTGGTCATCGGAGCATTGATGGCTGTTCAGTTCGTGCTGAGAAAGGGAGCAGAGCCCAGAGTGGTCGGGGCCAACGTCGGAGTGCATCCCCTGGCGATCCTCGTCGCCGTGTATGTGGGGATGCGGCTCTTCGGGGCGGGCGGGATAGTGATAGGCCCTGTCTTCGTGATAATGATCAGGGCCATTGCGCGCGGAGGATTGCTCCCTGTCACGCCGAGGGAATGA
- a CDS encoding phosphatidate cytidylyltransferase, with translation MRDRVVSALVAAPVTLAVVAVGGPYLAVVVACVGVGAVLEFYSLAKGAGLRPTPIIGVLGVVSFAVSGYAGSSSAVGAILASMTLVSLVFQTLKLGRESAIANPAVTVFGGAYVGWTICLLQLLRGLGGKDAGLGHVVTLLVTVWANDIGAYFLGTALGRHKLMAEVSPKKSVEGALAGLVAGLCVGVGARLVGAALGWWPGIPLAHAVAASLAIGVAGQAGDLAESAMKRNANVKDSGMFLPGHGGVLDRVDSLLFAVPVAYYYAILFLA, from the coding sequence GTGCGGGACAGGGTCGTGAGCGCGCTCGTTGCGGCCCCGGTTACGCTGGCTGTCGTCGCGGTGGGAGGGCCATATCTTGCTGTAGTTGTCGCGTGCGTTGGAGTCGGGGCTGTTCTGGAATTCTACAGCCTGGCAAAGGGAGCGGGGCTGCGGCCGACCCCGATCATTGGAGTATTGGGCGTCGTATCGTTTGCCGTCTCGGGGTACGCCGGCTCGAGCTCCGCGGTAGGCGCCATCCTGGCGAGCATGACCCTAGTGAGCCTGGTCTTTCAAACGCTCAAGCTCGGCAGGGAATCAGCCATCGCCAACCCAGCTGTCACGGTGTTTGGTGGCGCTTACGTGGGGTGGACCATCTGCCTGCTTCAGCTCCTGAGGGGGCTCGGTGGCAAGGACGCCGGTCTGGGACATGTGGTGACGCTTCTGGTCACAGTGTGGGCGAATGATATCGGTGCCTATTTCCTCGGCACTGCCCTGGGTAGGCACAAGCTCATGGCGGAGGTAAGCCCGAAGAAGAGCGTGGAAGGCGCATTGGCGGGCCTTGTCGCCGGTCTCTGTGTCGGTGTGGGAGCCAGACTGGTCGGAGCGGCCTTGGGTTGGTGGCCGGGCATTCCTCTTGCTCACGCGGTGGCCGCTTCTCTTGCGATCGGAGTGGCGGGGCAGGCCGGCGACCTGGCCGAGTCCGCCATGAAGCGGAACGCCAACGTCAAGGATTCCGGGATGTTCCTCCCCGGACACGGCGGCGTGCTCGACAGGGTCGACAGCTTGTTGTTCGCCGTTCCCGTGGCGTACTACTACGCGATCCTGTTCCTTGCCTGA
- a CDS encoding isoprenyl transferase yields the protein MARLPKGLATLAGPVWLLARAMGRSWSPEAPRESGEQPPVDEKRLPRHVAIIMDGNGRWATRRGLPRLAGHRVGADRAEDIVRAASEMGIEVVTLYVFSTENWRRPSDEVNGLMDLLVEMFDKRLNPLVDFGARIRVIGARDGLPHAVLEAVNRVEKATAGNRGILVNLAINYGGRDEIVRAARQVAEAVVKGELGPQDMDAGVLAARLYTAGVPDPDLLIRTGGEMRISNFLLWQIAYTELYVTPVLWPDFTRRELERALQEYRRRVRRFGGI from the coding sequence GTGGCGCGACTCCCGAAGGGGTTGGCGACGCTCGCGGGGCCCGTGTGGCTTCTCGCGAGGGCGATGGGGAGGTCATGGTCACCGGAGGCGCCCAGGGAATCAGGCGAACAGCCGCCCGTGGACGAGAAGAGATTGCCGCGCCATGTGGCGATAATCATGGACGGCAACGGCAGGTGGGCTACGAGACGAGGTCTCCCACGGCTTGCGGGACACCGAGTCGGTGCCGACCGTGCTGAGGACATAGTGAGGGCCGCTTCAGAGATGGGCATCGAAGTGGTGACGCTGTACGTCTTCTCGACGGAGAACTGGAGGCGCCCTTCCGATGAAGTGAACGGTCTAATGGATTTGCTCGTGGAGATGTTCGACAAGAGGCTGAACCCTCTCGTCGACTTCGGAGCGCGGATTCGCGTGATCGGCGCTCGGGATGGCCTACCTCATGCTGTACTTGAAGCCGTGAACCGTGTGGAGAAGGCCACCGCGGGGAATCGGGGTATCCTGGTCAATCTTGCCATCAACTACGGCGGTCGCGACGAAATAGTGAGAGCGGCCAGACAGGTGGCCGAGGCGGTGGTCAAGGGAGAGCTGGGACCGCAAGACATGGATGCTGGCGTTCTGGCGGCCCGCCTGTACACGGCGGGGGTTCCAGATCCAGATCTCCTCATCCGGACTGGCGGGGAGATGAGGATATCCAATTTCCTACTGTGGCAGATTGCGTACACCGAGCTGTACGTTACCCCGGTGTTGTGGCCTGATTTCACCCGCCGCGAGCTGGAGCGGGCGCTTCAGGAGTACCGAAGGAGAGTCCGAAGATTCGGCGGGATTTGA
- a CDS encoding 4Fe-4S binding protein, producing the protein MPHVITDDCTKCGSCAEVCPFEAISEGEDKFVIDPEVCTDCGMCAEECSSGAIVEEE; encoded by the coding sequence ATGCCTCACGTGATCACTGACGACTGCACCAAGTGCGGTTCGTGCGCGGAAGTGTGCCCCTTTGAGGCGATCAGCGAGGGAGAGGACAAGTTTGTGATTGACCCCGAGGTCTGCACCGACTGCGGCATGTGTGCTGAGGAATGCTCCTCGGGCGCGATAGTGGAAGAGGAATAG